A genomic window from Engraulis encrasicolus isolate BLACKSEA-1 chromosome 14, IST_EnEncr_1.0, whole genome shotgun sequence includes:
- the c14h1orf74 gene encoding UPF0739 protein C1orf74 homolog, protein MAFLIDVARQFLCTGKRTKVLSRTVCLDLAAQLLATDIGLKPAVLYDINGASPEQVGNYLNALQENNFVSSALHIVALAGTTLIVNIKQMVAHLHDLLLEERLVVIDVCPSLVQPALSDMKGSGTEDAVKVMLEYFTTKSASQERSLIMEISEDIMQDWNLCTVFGVLLGYPATYWFDQDKSFENCLNLVPLLVTKVSLTWLSGVERHNFNLFSFSIPEMLFTHAETLFECWTQTLQQQLKRQTVFTDLNIIKTTVTLPIVAL, encoded by the coding sequence ATGGCTTTTCTCATTGACGTTGCGAGACAGTTTTTGTGCACGGGAAAACGGACTAAAGTTCTCTCTCGTACTGTCTGTTTGGACTTGGCTGCTCAGCTACTGGCAACAGATATAGGTCTGAAACCAGCCGTTTTATATGACATCAATGGCGCGAGCCCGGAGCAAGTCGGTAACTACTTGAACGCTCTGCAGGAGAATAACTTTGTATCGTCTGCATTACACATTGTAGCGCTAGCTGGCACCACCCTCATCGTTAACATCAAACAGATGGTTGCACACTTGCATGATCTGCTTCTGGAAGAAAGGCTGGTGGTCATTGATGTCTGTCCGTCACTGGTACAACCTGCTCTCTCTGACATGAAGGGCAGTGGGACCGAGGATGCGGTTAAAGTGATGTTGGAGTATTTCACTACCAAGTCTGCATCACAGGAAAGAAGCTTGATCATGGAAATAAGCGAGGACATCATGCAGGATTGGAATCTTTGCACAGTATTTGGCGTTCTCTTGGGCTACCCTGCTACTTACTGGTTTGATCAAGACAAAAGCTTTGAAAATTGCTTGAATTTGGTGCCCCTTTTGGTAACCAAGGTGTCATTGACATGGCTGTCAGGTGTTGAACGTCACAACTTTAACCTTTTCTCTTTCAGCATCCCAGAGATGCTGTTTACGCACGCAGAGACATTATTTGAGTGTTGGACGCAAACTCTGCAGCAGCAACTCAAAAGACAAACAGTCTTTACCGACCTCAATATAATCAAAACAACAGTCACATTACCCATTGTAGCTCTTTAA